From a region of the Candidatus Palauibacter polyketidifaciens genome:
- a CDS encoding MBL fold metallo-hydrolase: protein MTSGVGPAHVVRHGSRITAVRAANPGPLTLTGTQTYVIGTGPLIVLDPGPQDEAHLGRVDDVVAGRPVAAVCLTHAHADHAAAAAAAAGRWGELRASAATLDLVGLAGRALAEDEAMAPGKGLRLRAIPTPGHSADHVCYLLEPSRTLFTGDLVLGEGSTMIAHPDGSVEAYLASLAHLAALRPERLLPGHGAPVEDALARLEECRTHRLERVAAVRRALQAGARTPERIRAAVYGDLPATHHAAADLTIRAYLAFLGETALGETSSSISRRR, encoded by the coding sequence GTGACGTCGGGGGTAGGACCGGCCCACGTCGTTCGGCACGGATCCCGCATCACGGCGGTTCGTGCCGCCAATCCGGGCCCTCTCACGCTGACCGGGACGCAGACGTACGTGATCGGGACCGGGCCGCTGATCGTCCTGGACCCCGGACCGCAGGATGAAGCGCACCTCGGCCGTGTCGACGATGTGGTCGCCGGAAGACCGGTGGCGGCGGTCTGTCTGACGCACGCGCACGCCGACCACGCGGCGGCCGCGGCGGCGGCCGCCGGCCGCTGGGGAGAACTCCGCGCCTCGGCCGCCACCCTCGACCTCGTGGGGTTGGCGGGCCGGGCGCTGGCGGAGGACGAGGCCATGGCGCCGGGGAAGGGACTCCGTCTGCGCGCGATCCCGACGCCCGGTCATTCCGCGGACCACGTCTGCTACCTCCTCGAACCCTCGCGCACCCTCTTCACCGGGGATCTCGTGCTCGGAGAAGGGAGCACGATGATCGCCCACCCGGATGGGTCCGTGGAGGCCTACCTGGCGAGTCTCGCGCACCTCGCGGCCCTCCGTCCCGAACGTCTGCTCCCCGGACACGGCGCACCCGTCGAGGACGCGCTCGCACGCCTCGAGGAATGCCGCACGCACCGGCTGGAGCGCGTGGCGGCCGTCCGGCGGGCGCTGCAAGCCGGCGCCCGAACCCCGGAACGGATCCGGGCCGCGGTCTACGGGGACCTTCCCGCCACCCACCACGCGGCGGCCGACCTTACGATCCGCGCCTACCTCGCCTTTCTCGGGGAGACAGCTCTCGGGGAGACCTCCTCGTCGATCAGCCGTCGGAGATAG